A genome region from Ptiloglossa arizonensis isolate GNS036 chromosome 4, iyPtiAriz1_principal, whole genome shotgun sequence includes the following:
- the M gene encoding zona pellucida domain-containing protein miniature isoform X1, giving the protein MPGVWRLLRMMIYMVVGLKSVGSNSDIWPLERPEGMPAIQSLEVMCGKDHMDVHLSFSQPFEGIVSSKGQHADPRCVYVPPSTGQTFFSFRIAYARCGTKPDMHGQFYENTVVVQYDKDLLEVWDEAKRLRCEWFNDYEKTASKPPMVIADLDVIQLDFRGDNVDCWMEIQHGKGPWAPPVSGIVPLGSTLTLVVAINDYRGNKTPFEGEFDMRVKSCVASDGGGHTIQLSDEFGCVLRPKMISRFLKARGSDDRATVITYAFFHAFKFPDALSVHIKCKVEICRHGCLDHCQLSGSVGHYIQERKDQIRPQYSQTTAPPTVHSDDNNSADKDNENAGGGAEQPDGSLYDDIIQDGDEMTSIGGHFLGVEKSVPKAQAQTSNRLPAPVVETPDEQIHPDDGDLSRPFLDPPRVTRYESEQDQFPHGPRNLEGDNTAIPVTPLSSANSRRKRSVVVSDRKIRSADVGVSGLYEVISEADLAFSPDTHAEAVTVFQGRIREEVVYGICLPMPGFSALFIVVALSAVISALVAGAMLHRLQAQREAVDNRKNNRAVHTTNGWLPYGLLRVRCTMRPAHPEQIQQKQTNPVAASPSVERG; this is encoded by the exons GTGGTTGGCTTGAAGAGCGTCGGTAGCAACAGCGACATTTGGCCGCTGGAAAGGCCAGAGGGAATGCCAGCCATACAATCCCTCGAAGTGATGTGCGGAAAAGATCACATGGACGTGCATCTCTCGTTCTCTCAACCCTTCGAAGGCATCGTCTCGTCCAAGGGTCAACACGCTGATCCGCGATGCGTCTACGTTCCGCCTTCCACCGGGCAGACCTTCTTCTCCTTTCGGATAGCCTACGCGAG ATGCGGCACCAAGCCAGACATGCACGGACAGTTCTACGAGAATACCGTTGTCGTTCAGTACGACAAAGATTTGCTCGAGGTCTGGGACGAGGCCAAACGATTACGATGCGAATGGTTCAACGATTACGAAAAGACCGCTTCGAAACCGCCGATGGTCATCGCGGATCTCGACGTGATACAATTAGACTTCAGAG GCGACAACGTGGACTGTTGGATGGAAATTCAACACGGCAAGGGACCATGGGCGCCACCGGTGTCCGGGATAGTGCCCCTCGGGTCCACCCTCACCCTGGTCGTCGCTATAAACGATTACCGAGGTAACAAGACGCCTTTCGAAG GGGAGTTCGACATGCGCGTGAAATCGTGCGTGGCATCGGACGGTGGCGGACACACGATACAGCTTAGCGACGAGTTCGGGTGTGTACTCAGGCCGAAGATGATCAGCCGATTCCTGAAGGCGAGGGGCTCCGACGATCGGGCGACGGTCATCACTTACGCCTTCTTTCACGCGTTCAAGTTCCCGGATGCGTTGAGCGTGCACATCAAGTGCAAG GTCGAGATCTGTCGTCACGGGTGTTTGGATCACTGTCAACTGAGTGGGTCTGTTGGCCACTACATTCAAGAGCGCAAGGATCAGATACGACCGCAGTACTCGCAGACCACAGCACCGCCCACCGTTCACAGTGACGACAATAACAGCGCCGACAAGGACAACGAAAACGCTGGAGGAGGAGCCGAGCAACCCGACGGCTCCCTTTACGACGATATCATTCAAGATGGTGACGAGATGACCTCGATAGGGGGTCACTTCTTGGGGGTCGAGAAGTCCGTACCAAAGGCGCAGGCCCAGACCAGCAACCGATTACCCGCGCCGGTGGTCGAGACACCGGACGAACAGATTCATCCGGACGATGGCGATCTCTCAAGGCCATTCTTG GATCCACCGAGAGTGACGCGATACGAGAGCGAGCAGGATCAATTCCCGCACGGACCGCGTAATCTCGAGGGAGACAATACCGCGATACCAGTGACACCTCTCTCGTCGGCGAACAGCAGACGAAAGAGATCGGTCGTGGTGTCCGATCGAAAAATCCGTAGCGCCGACGTGGGCGTGAGCGGTCTGTACGAAGTGATTTCCGAGGCCGACCTGGCCTTCAGCCCGGACACTCACGCGGAAGCGGTAACGGTCTTCCAAGGTAGAATACGCGAGGAAGTGGTTTACGGCATCTGTCTGCCCATGCCCGGTTTCAGCGCGCTGTTTATCGTCGTGGCACTCTCCGCGGTGATTTCTGCGCTCGTCGCCGGAGCGATGCTGCACCGGCTGCAAGCGCAACGCGAGGCGGTCGACAACAGAAAGAACAATAGAGCGGTGCACACGACCAACGGTTGGCTGCCGTACGGGCTGCTGCGCGTGCGCTGCACGATGCGACCGGCTCATCCCGAGCAAATACAACAAAAACAAACGAATCCAGTCGCCGCGAGTCCTTCGGTCGAGAGAGGTTGA
- the Dy gene encoding transmembrane protein dusky: MWWRIFIFACLLLKGLARTEDVEVVEAIPGEDNRNDNSALNRQDNDINSSDQLALESLGDKDTGSSHYKPGGHRGHPLPLPPNRGGLGLSHPRPHHNVAYHGPPPPLPPSSKTPSEAIDKIYTTGGGISTAVGAEPWPAPTPDMPKIISLDVKCEKNLMKVYLGFDKPFYGIVFSKGHYSNVNCVHLPAGLGRTSVNFEISIHACGTAGNTENGLYGYGAESGSGTYFENIIVVQYDPQVQEVWDQARKLRCTWHDLYEKSVTFRPFPVDMLDVVRADFAGDNVGCWMQIQVGKGPWASEVSGLVKIGQTMTMVLAIKDDDSKFDMLVRNCMAHDGKRAPIQLVDQRGCITRPKLMSRFTKIKNFGASASVLSYAHFQAFKFPDSMEVHFQCTIQICRYQCPEQCSESPLLLESQGLLENHHHSPSNGHLDSSYGLPPPIPLPLEAYLQATAGRPRDERRRKSREIVPAPQKAVGVNRIIRVVSTGDLTFSIDDSSNGESNGPTMVFPVRNENAANSAMICMTTPGFAVTLIVLLAVLLSSCILSTYLCLRLRPFSGKARKTAAYYTGEQNAPKKSTRTCFYS, encoded by the exons ATGTGGTGGCGAATCTTCATCTTTGCCTGTCTCCTACTAAAGGGG CTGGCCCGCACGGAGGACGTGGAGGTGGTTGAGGCGATCCCGGGCGAGGACAACCGTAACGACAATTCGGCTCTGAATCGCCAGGACAACGACATCAACAGCTCGGACCAGTTGGCGTTGGAATCTTTGGGTGACAAGGACACGGGTAGCAGCCATTACAAACCGGGTGGTCATCGAGGACATCCACTTCCGTTGCCACCGAACCGTGGTGGTCTTGGATTGTCGCATCCGAGGCCACACCACAATGTCGCTTATCACGGTCCTCCGCCACCGTTACCACCCTCCTCGAAGACACCATCGGAGGCGATCGACAAGATCTACACGACGGGTGGCGGTATCAGCACCGCGGTAGGCGCCGAACCCTGGCCAGCGCCCACACCGGACATGCCGAAGATCATCTCGTTGGACGTGAAGTGCGAGAAGAACCTGATGAAGGTATACCTGGGCTTCGACAAACCGTTCTACGGTATCGTGTTCAGCAAGGGCCACTACAGCAACGTTAATTGCGTACACCTGCCCGCCGGTTTGGGACGCACCTCGGTGAACTTCGAGATCAGTATACACGCATGTGGGACCGCTGGTAACACCGAGAACGGTTTGTACGGGTATGGGGCCGAGTCTGGTTCGGGTACGTACTTCGAGAACATTATCGTTGTGCAATACGATCCCCAAGTGCAGGAGGTTTGGGACCAGGCGCGCAAGCTACGTTGCACTTGGCACGATCTCTACGAGAAATCGGTCACCTTTCGTCCGTTCCCCGTGGACATGCTCGACGTGGTGCGTGCCGATTTCGCCGGCGATAACGTCGGTTGTTGGATGCAGATACAGGTCGGTAAGGGACCCTGGGCCTCCGAGGTGTCAGGGCTGGTCAAGATCGGGCAAACGATGACGATGGTGCTCGCGATTAAGGACGACGACTCCAAGTTCGACATGCTCGTGAGGAACTGCATGGCTCACGACGGTAAACGTGCACCTATACAGCTGGTAGATCAAAGAGGGTGCATCACCAGGCCCAAGTTGATGTCACGGTTCACGAAGATCAAGAACTTCGGCGCATCGGCCTCCGTGTTATCCTACGCTCACTTTCAGGCGTTCAAGTTCCCAGACTCCATGGAGGTGCATTTCCAGTGCACCATACAGATATGCCGTTACCAGTGTCCCGAGCAGTGCTCCGAGTCACCTTTGTTGCTCGAGTCCCAGGGTCTTCTCGAGAATCATCACCATTCACCTTCCAACGGACACCTGGATTCCAGCTACGGTCTACCACCGCCTATTCCGCTACCACTGGAGGCGTATCTCCAGGCGACCGCCGGTCGTCCGCGCGACGAAAGGCGGAGGAAGTCGCGAGAGATAGTACCAGCCCCCCAGAAGGCGGTCGGTGTGAATCGTATAATACGAGTGGTGTCCACCGGGGATTTAACCTTCTCAATCGACGACTCGAGCAACGGGGAATCGAACGGGCCGACGATGGTGTTCCCCGTACGGAACGAGAACGCCGCCAATTCGGCGATGATCTGCATGACCACACCTGGATTCGCTGTCACGCTTATAGTACTACTCGCCGTGTTACTTTCGTCCTGTATACTCTCCACCTACCTCTGTTTACGTCTAAGACCGTTCTCGGGTAAAGCTAGAAAGACGGCCGCGTATTATACCGGTGAACAGAATGCACCGAAAAAATCCAccaggacgtgtttctactcttAA
- the M gene encoding zona pellucida domain-containing protein miniature isoform X2 — MPGVWRLLRMMIYMVVGLKSVGSNSDIWPLERPEGMPAIQSLEVMCGKDHMDVHLSFSQPFEGIVSSKGQHADPRCVYVPPSTGQTFFSFRIAYARCGTKPDMHGQFYENTVVVQYDKDLLEVWDEAKRLRCEWFNDYEKTASKPPMVIADLDVIQLDFRGDNVDCWMEIQHGKGPWAPPVSGIVPLGSTLTLVVAINDYRGEFDMRVKSCVASDGGGHTIQLSDEFGCVLRPKMISRFLKARGSDDRATVITYAFFHAFKFPDALSVHIKCKVEICRHGCLDHCQLSGSVGHYIQERKDQIRPQYSQTTAPPTVHSDDNNSADKDNENAGGGAEQPDGSLYDDIIQDGDEMTSIGGHFLGVEKSVPKAQAQTSNRLPAPVVETPDEQIHPDDGDLSRPFLDPPRVTRYESEQDQFPHGPRNLEGDNTAIPVTPLSSANSRRKRSVVVSDRKIRSADVGVSGLYEVISEADLAFSPDTHAEAVTVFQGRIREEVVYGICLPMPGFSALFIVVALSAVISALVAGAMLHRLQAQREAVDNRKNNRAVHTTNGWLPYGLLRVRCTMRPAHPEQIQQKQTNPVAASPSVERG; from the exons GTGGTTGGCTTGAAGAGCGTCGGTAGCAACAGCGACATTTGGCCGCTGGAAAGGCCAGAGGGAATGCCAGCCATACAATCCCTCGAAGTGATGTGCGGAAAAGATCACATGGACGTGCATCTCTCGTTCTCTCAACCCTTCGAAGGCATCGTCTCGTCCAAGGGTCAACACGCTGATCCGCGATGCGTCTACGTTCCGCCTTCCACCGGGCAGACCTTCTTCTCCTTTCGGATAGCCTACGCGAG ATGCGGCACCAAGCCAGACATGCACGGACAGTTCTACGAGAATACCGTTGTCGTTCAGTACGACAAAGATTTGCTCGAGGTCTGGGACGAGGCCAAACGATTACGATGCGAATGGTTCAACGATTACGAAAAGACCGCTTCGAAACCGCCGATGGTCATCGCGGATCTCGACGTGATACAATTAGACTTCAGAG GCGACAACGTGGACTGTTGGATGGAAATTCAACACGGCAAGGGACCATGGGCGCCACCGGTGTCCGGGATAGTGCCCCTCGGGTCCACCCTCACCCTGGTCGTCGCTATAAACGATTACCGAG GGGAGTTCGACATGCGCGTGAAATCGTGCGTGGCATCGGACGGTGGCGGACACACGATACAGCTTAGCGACGAGTTCGGGTGTGTACTCAGGCCGAAGATGATCAGCCGATTCCTGAAGGCGAGGGGCTCCGACGATCGGGCGACGGTCATCACTTACGCCTTCTTTCACGCGTTCAAGTTCCCGGATGCGTTGAGCGTGCACATCAAGTGCAAG GTCGAGATCTGTCGTCACGGGTGTTTGGATCACTGTCAACTGAGTGGGTCTGTTGGCCACTACATTCAAGAGCGCAAGGATCAGATACGACCGCAGTACTCGCAGACCACAGCACCGCCCACCGTTCACAGTGACGACAATAACAGCGCCGACAAGGACAACGAAAACGCTGGAGGAGGAGCCGAGCAACCCGACGGCTCCCTTTACGACGATATCATTCAAGATGGTGACGAGATGACCTCGATAGGGGGTCACTTCTTGGGGGTCGAGAAGTCCGTACCAAAGGCGCAGGCCCAGACCAGCAACCGATTACCCGCGCCGGTGGTCGAGACACCGGACGAACAGATTCATCCGGACGATGGCGATCTCTCAAGGCCATTCTTG GATCCACCGAGAGTGACGCGATACGAGAGCGAGCAGGATCAATTCCCGCACGGACCGCGTAATCTCGAGGGAGACAATACCGCGATACCAGTGACACCTCTCTCGTCGGCGAACAGCAGACGAAAGAGATCGGTCGTGGTGTCCGATCGAAAAATCCGTAGCGCCGACGTGGGCGTGAGCGGTCTGTACGAAGTGATTTCCGAGGCCGACCTGGCCTTCAGCCCGGACACTCACGCGGAAGCGGTAACGGTCTTCCAAGGTAGAATACGCGAGGAAGTGGTTTACGGCATCTGTCTGCCCATGCCCGGTTTCAGCGCGCTGTTTATCGTCGTGGCACTCTCCGCGGTGATTTCTGCGCTCGTCGCCGGAGCGATGCTGCACCGGCTGCAAGCGCAACGCGAGGCGGTCGACAACAGAAAGAACAATAGAGCGGTGCACACGACCAACGGTTGGCTGCCGTACGGGCTGCTGCGCGTGCGCTGCACGATGCGACCGGCTCATCCCGAGCAAATACAACAAAAACAAACGAATCCAGTCGCCGCGAGTCCTTCGGTCGAGAGAGGTTGA